The Streptomyces sp. Alt3 genome has a segment encoding these proteins:
- a CDS encoding MarR family winged helix-turn-helix transcriptional regulator, with translation MPDTAENPGNAPSQGPADPTAEHVATDLSAVVGRLLRRLRSSSADSLLTPSQRSVLARLEDGGPATTAALARAELVRPQSMRLTLGALEGHGFVTRAPDPADGRKSVVSVTEQGSTVLAGVRAAKRSWLADAITAELDGAERRTLAEAVELIGRLVDK, from the coding sequence ATGCCCGACACCGCAGAGAATCCCGGGAACGCCCCGTCACAGGGCCCTGCCGATCCGACCGCCGAGCACGTGGCGACGGACCTCTCGGCCGTGGTCGGCCGGCTGCTCAGGCGCCTCCGGAGCTCTTCGGCGGACAGTCTGCTGACCCCTTCCCAGCGCTCCGTGCTCGCCAGGCTGGAGGACGGCGGTCCGGCCACCACGGCCGCGCTGGCCCGGGCCGAACTCGTCCGGCCCCAGTCGATGCGGCTGACGCTCGGGGCGCTGGAGGGACACGGATTCGTCACCCGCGCCCCCGATCCGGCGGACGGCCGCAAGTCGGTCGTGTCGGTCACCGAGCAGGGGAGCACCGTCCTCGCCGGGGTGCGGGCCGCCAAGCGGAGCTGGCTGGCCGACGCGATCACCGCCGAACTGGACGGCGCCGAGCGCCGCACGCTCGCCGAGGCCGTCGAGCTCATCGGCCGGCTGGTCGACAAGTGA
- a CDS encoding LacI family DNA-binding transcriptional regulator has protein sequence MSAPTVYDVAERSGVSIATVSRVYRNPDSVRDRTRERVLEAARELGYVPSGNARGLASRTTGVLGLCFPDYADPDAEADAETDSGADDAAMLYSDQIIRGMERAARRHGYALLIAASLQGGPESLVAKVAGRVDGFAVLAQTVPTEDLEVISRRLPVVMLAGPREIDHLDHLVVANAAGERELTRHLIEDHGLRRLAFVGGDPDSPDAEARFRGFREACGDAGLPVPDAPDLRTGMMTRAEGARAAETLLDRGGERPDAMVFANDQMAVGALRALERREVRVPEDIAVTGFDGIPLSRIVRPSLTTVRQPIRHLGEQAVELLVQRLADPSREPVSLELPVSLARRASCGCG, from the coding sequence GTGAGCGCCCCCACGGTGTACGACGTCGCCGAGCGGTCGGGCGTCTCGATCGCCACGGTCTCCCGGGTCTACCGCAACCCGGACTCGGTGCGCGACCGGACCCGCGAGCGGGTGCTGGAGGCGGCCCGTGAGCTCGGCTACGTGCCGAGCGGCAACGCCCGGGGGCTGGCCAGCCGCACCACCGGGGTACTGGGTCTCTGCTTCCCCGACTACGCCGACCCGGACGCCGAGGCCGACGCGGAGACCGACAGCGGGGCCGACGACGCCGCGATGCTGTACTCCGACCAGATCATCCGCGGCATGGAGCGGGCGGCCCGCCGCCACGGCTACGCCCTGCTGATCGCCGCCTCGTTGCAGGGCGGGCCGGAGAGCCTCGTGGCGAAGGTCGCGGGGCGGGTGGACGGATTCGCCGTGCTGGCGCAGACCGTGCCGACCGAGGATCTCGAGGTGATCTCCCGCCGGCTGCCGGTCGTGATGCTCGCCGGGCCGCGCGAGATCGACCACCTCGACCACCTCGTCGTCGCGAACGCCGCCGGGGAACGCGAGCTGACCCGGCATCTGATCGAGGACCACGGGCTCCGCCGGCTCGCCTTCGTCGGGGGCGACCCGGACTCCCCCGACGCCGAGGCGCGGTTCCGCGGCTTCCGGGAGGCGTGCGGCGACGCCGGGCTCCCGGTACCGGACGCACCGGACCTGCGGACCGGGATGATGACGCGGGCCGAGGGAGCGCGGGCCGCCGAGACCCTGCTCGACCGGGGCGGGGAGCGCCCGGACGCGATGGTCTTCGCCAACGACCAGATGGCGGTGGGAGCGCTGCGCGCGCTGGAGCGGCGCGAGGTGCGGGTACCGGAGGACATCGCCGTGACCGGCTTCGACGGGATCCCGCTGAGCCGGATCGTGCGCCCGTCGCTGACGACCGTGCGGCAGCCGATCAGGCATCTGGGCGAGCAGGCGGTGGAGTTGCTGGTGCAACGCCTGGCGGACCCGAGCCGGGAGCCGGTGTCCCTGGAGCTGCCCGTCTCCCTGGCCCGCCGGGCGAGCTGCGGCTGCGGCTGA
- a CDS encoding sugar ABC transporter substrate-binding protein: MSRTARTASAALTVALALGVSACGGSGGDDVAADAKQTLTVWAMGAEGEKLAEVAEVYEKANPNVTVKVTPVGWDVAHQKLVSAAAAGTMPDVAQMGGSYMGEFAELGVLEPVDTKTFDKGDFFPAGWSQGEVDGTAYGVPWYVDTRVLYYRTDLAKKAGVDKAPADWQEMRSLAAAYQEKAGTKWGLSIQPSGLDTVQNFYPFLYSAGGAILDDKGEAVIDSPEAVTALKEYGAYFDKGLSNKSVQPGYDVVKDFGNGRVPMFFGGPWHVTLLNEGQPQIKGKWAVAPVPAGTSSVSMAGGSSLVVSKDSEHKAAATAFIKYLTDTEGQADWYERTKDLPANTAAWDSGKLADDANLQVFRKQMDTAKSSPSTAQLTEITDKVDQAIAKVTQGKASAEDALKTAQSEIEGIVKQ, from the coding sequence ATGTCCCGCACCGCCAGAACCGCCTCCGCCGCCCTCACCGTGGCACTCGCCCTCGGCGTCTCCGCCTGCGGAGGCTCGGGCGGTGACGACGTCGCCGCGGATGCGAAGCAGACGCTGACCGTCTGGGCCATGGGCGCCGAGGGCGAGAAGCTCGCGGAGGTGGCCGAGGTGTACGAGAAGGCCAACCCCAACGTCACCGTCAAGGTCACCCCGGTCGGCTGGGACGTCGCCCACCAGAAGCTCGTCTCCGCCGCCGCGGCCGGCACCATGCCGGACGTGGCCCAGATGGGCGGCAGTTACATGGGCGAGTTCGCCGAGCTCGGTGTCCTGGAGCCGGTCGACACGAAGACGTTCGACAAGGGCGACTTCTTCCCCGCGGGCTGGAGCCAGGGCGAGGTGGACGGCACCGCGTACGGCGTCCCGTGGTACGTCGACACCCGGGTCCTCTACTACCGCACCGACCTCGCGAAGAAGGCAGGCGTCGACAAGGCGCCCGCCGACTGGCAGGAGATGCGGTCCCTCGCGGCCGCGTACCAGGAGAAGGCCGGCACCAAGTGGGGCCTGTCCATCCAGCCCAGCGGTCTGGACACGGTGCAGAACTTCTACCCCTTCCTCTACTCCGCCGGCGGCGCGATCCTCGACGACAAGGGCGAGGCGGTCATCGACAGCCCCGAGGCCGTCACCGCGCTCAAGGAGTACGGCGCCTACTTCGACAAGGGCCTCTCCAACAAGTCGGTGCAGCCCGGCTACGACGTCGTGAAGGACTTCGGCAACGGCCGGGTCCCCATGTTCTTCGGCGGCCCGTGGCACGTGACCCTGCTGAACGAGGGCCAGCCGCAGATCAAGGGCAAGTGGGCCGTGGCCCCCGTCCCGGCCGGCACGTCCTCGGTCTCGATGGCGGGCGGCTCCTCCCTGGTCGTCTCCAAGGACAGCGAGCACAAGGCGGCGGCGACCGCGTTCATCAAGTACCTCACGGACACCGAGGGCCAGGCCGACTGGTACGAGCGCACCAAGGACCTCCCCGCGAACACCGCGGCGTGGGACTCCGGCAAGCTCGCCGACGACGCGAACCTCCAGGTCTTCAGGAAGCAGATGGACACCGCCAAGTCCTCGCCCTCCACTGCACAGCTGACGGAGATCACCGACAAGGTCGACCAGGCCATCGCGAAGGTGACGCAGGGCAAGGCTTCCGCCGAGGACGCGCTGAAGACCGCGCAGTCCGAGATCGAAGGCATCGTGAAGCAGTAG
- a CDS encoding carbohydrate ABC transporter permease encodes MGTTTSAAAEPAKVKDGPGAPAPGAGRQGRPRGKRSMGVQNAAGWLFSTPFLVLFTVFMAFPILATLLMSFTDFGLRNVTRPWEANFIGFENYTELFGDEKFLKSLFNTAYFVVVGVPLTIALGLVVAVLLNNGIDRARTFFRVGFYAPVVTTIVAVAVVWRFVLDPSDGLVAGLFSEVGLTAPDFLGSGTLAMPSMIAMAVWRNVGTVMVLFIAGLQAIPAEVREAARLDGAGVWQEFRGITVPLLRPTLLYATVITTIGYLNVFEEPFVMTQGGPSDSTLTVSLNMYREGFNFFHMGYASAMAYVLFVVIMGITVLQLRLLKDNTK; translated from the coding sequence ATGGGCACCACGACCTCAGCGGCCGCGGAGCCGGCCAAGGTGAAGGACGGCCCCGGGGCACCCGCGCCCGGGGCCGGGCGGCAGGGACGCCCGCGCGGAAAGCGCTCGATGGGTGTGCAGAACGCGGCGGGCTGGCTGTTCTCCACCCCCTTCCTCGTCCTGTTCACCGTCTTCATGGCGTTCCCCATCCTCGCCACGCTGCTGATGAGCTTCACGGACTTCGGGCTGCGCAACGTCACACGGCCATGGGAAGCGAACTTCATCGGCTTCGAGAACTACACCGAGCTGTTCGGCGACGAGAAGTTCCTCAAGTCGCTCTTCAACACGGCGTACTTCGTCGTGGTGGGCGTCCCCCTGACGATCGCCCTGGGCCTGGTCGTCGCCGTGCTGCTGAACAACGGCATCGACCGGGCGCGGACCTTCTTCCGGGTCGGCTTCTACGCCCCGGTGGTCACCACGATCGTGGCGGTCGCCGTGGTGTGGCGGTTCGTCCTGGACCCGAGTGACGGACTCGTGGCGGGGCTCTTCTCCGAGGTGGGCCTCACCGCGCCGGACTTCCTCGGCTCCGGGACCCTGGCCATGCCGTCGATGATCGCGATGGCGGTCTGGCGCAACGTGGGCACGGTCATGGTGCTCTTCATCGCGGGTCTCCAGGCCATCCCGGCCGAGGTCCGGGAGGCCGCACGGCTCGACGGGGCCGGCGTCTGGCAGGAGTTCCGGGGGATCACGGTGCCGCTGCTCCGGCCCACGCTGCTCTACGCCACCGTGATCACGACCATCGGCTACCTCAACGTCTTCGAGGAACCGTTCGTGATGACGCAGGGCGGCCCCTCCGACTCCACGCTCACCGTGTCGCTGAACATGTACCGCGAGGGCTTCAACTTCTTCCACATGGGCTACGCGAGCGCCATGGCGTACGTCCTGTTCGTGGTGATCATGGGCATCACGGTGCTGCAGCTCCGACTGCTGAAGGACAACACCAAATGA
- a CDS encoding carbohydrate ABC transporter permease: MTVGRAPARTAPTGAPRNLRRPLVHVLLSLGLLIMSAPFLWMALSSFKTTSELSASPPVWIPTEWTLANFRELLDKLDLPLYFMNSVIVAVLVTVSNLVFCSMLGYALAKLRFTGRDKIFGVVLGALMVPGNLMLLPLFVLMSKLKLIDSYAGLVLPFAAGAFGVFLMRQFMQSIPDELLEAARMDGAGEWYIFWRIVMPLVKPALATLSIFTFLGSWNNFVWPLIATNDPDKYTLPVALATFATDPNKAGGSNGMLMAGAFLVVLPVLILFIALQRHFTQGIATAGMK; the protein is encoded by the coding sequence ATGACCGTCGGCCGAGCACCCGCGCGTACGGCGCCCACGGGCGCGCCCCGGAACCTGAGGCGTCCTCTGGTCCACGTCCTGCTCTCCCTGGGCCTGCTGATCATGTCGGCGCCCTTCCTCTGGATGGCGCTCTCGTCGTTCAAGACGACGAGTGAGCTCTCGGCCAGTCCCCCGGTGTGGATCCCCACCGAGTGGACCCTGGCGAACTTCCGGGAGCTGCTGGACAAGCTGGACCTGCCGCTCTACTTCATGAACTCCGTGATCGTGGCGGTGCTGGTCACCGTCTCGAACCTGGTGTTCTGCTCGATGCTCGGCTACGCCCTGGCCAAGCTGAGGTTCACAGGCCGCGACAAGATCTTCGGTGTGGTCCTCGGTGCCCTGATGGTGCCCGGGAACCTGATGCTGCTGCCGCTGTTCGTGCTGATGAGCAAGCTGAAGCTGATCGACTCGTACGCCGGTCTGGTGCTGCCCTTCGCGGCCGGGGCGTTCGGCGTGTTCCTGATGCGGCAGTTCATGCAGTCGATCCCGGACGAGCTGCTGGAGGCCGCCCGGATGGACGGCGCCGGTGAGTGGTACATCTTCTGGCGGATCGTCATGCCGCTGGTCAAGCCCGCTCTCGCGACGCTCTCGATCTTCACGTTCCTCGGTTCCTGGAACAACTTCGTCTGGCCGCTGATCGCGACCAACGATCCGGACAAGTACACGCTGCCGGTCGCCCTGGCCACGTTCGCCACCGACCCCAACAAGGCCGGCGGCTCCAACGGCATGCTGATGGCCGGGGCGTTCCTGGTCGTGCTCCCGGTGCTGATCCTCTTCATCGCCCTGCAGCGGCACTTCACCCAGGGCATCGCCACGGCGGGCATGAAGTAG